In bacterium, the following are encoded in one genomic region:
- the rplS gene encoding 50S ribosomal protein L19, whose amino-acid sequence MDFKYFITAGQMKPAEAIPQFNIGDTIAVHMRVIEGDKERIQVYQGTVIGRRGSGLSESFTVRKISNGVGVERILPLHCPSIAKLEVMRRGSVRRAKLYYLRGLTGKATRVKEKSTYTKASHA is encoded by the coding sequence ATGGATTTTAAATACTTTATCACCGCTGGACAGATGAAACCGGCGGAAGCGATTCCCCAATTCAATATCGGTGACACCATCGCCGTTCACATGCGTGTGATTGAAGGGGATAAAGAGCGTATTCAAGTGTATCAAGGCACCGTTATTGGTCGTCGTGGCAGTGGACTATCCGAATCATTTACTGTCCGGAAGATTTCCAATGGCGTCGGCGTTGAACGTATTTTGCCGCTCCATTGCCCGAGTATCGCGAAGTTGGAAGTTATGCGTCGCGGTTCGGTCCGTCGGGCGAAGCTATATTATCTCCGCGGCTTGACTGGCAAGGCAACCCGCGTGAAAGAGAAGTCTACTTATACCAAAGCTTCACATGCGTAA